The genomic interval CCACGCGCGTGCATTTCAACGTTGGGTGGTGCGCGAGGTGTTACCTCTTGCGATCCGAGGTCAGCGTCCCAACGCTTTGGAGGAACAACTGCGACTTGAGAAGGTCTCGTTGCTCGTCGAGATCCTCGCAGCATATCAAGACCGATTGTCGGACGGAGGGATCGAACATCTTGCCAAAACAATCGCAAATCTCCTAACTTAATTGTAAGAACTTAACCATTCTCCACGCGTTTTTGGAGGTGGCCCTTGTGGCACGTTCGGATTTGGAGGATCTGATTCAGGAATATGAACTGACATTGCAACGCATCAAGGAGGCCAAGCGGGAAACCCAAAAACGTCTTCAAGAACACCCCGAGCTCGAGCGCGATGTGTGGCTGTATGAAAGTATGGCGCGCTCCTTGGACTACACCTTGTGCCTAATGGAGGGTACGACGCGTGTTGAGCATCGCGAAGTGCTCGTGGGCGATCCAGCGGTGTTGGATCGGCTCGCAGCGAAATGCGTTGGAGGAACACAGCCTGGAAGATGGGATAGGGACGACGAGGGAGACGCGGCAGAGGGTGCGGTGGAATGGTGGCGGCAGAGGCTTCCCGTCGCATGGCGCTCTGTGTTAAGCCTTCGCGAAGCCGCTTGTCTGTTTGCCTACGAACGCGGTATGAGCTATGCGGGGATAGCACAGGCATTGGGTGTCACTCGTGGATCTGTACAGTCATACGTGAGGCGAGCGAGGGAGAAACTCGAGCGTGCGAATGCCGTTCAACTCGGCCTATTTGACGATACACCGGATCTAGGCGCGTAAGATGCCATACACCTCTCCACATGAAGGAGGGGTGTTTTTTATGCACACCATCTATTGGCACGACAACATTCTCTTTTTAGACAACGGTAGCGCGTATGGGGTCTATCGGTTACCGGCGTTGCCGTACGAACTTCAGCCGGAAGCGGTCAAGCGGAGTATCTATCGGCAATTCGAAGTGTTCTTTCAAACGTATCGCGGGCAAGGGCAGCTCCTCAGTGTCTCCGTGCCGATTTCGGCAGAGGAAGTTTCTTTAAGGATGCGTTCCTTTGGAGATCATCCGCATTGGCGCGCCCACGTGGACCTGGTGATGCAACGTCTGCATGGCCAGACGCCTTTCGAACGACTCACAGTGCTCATCTTGCCGCTCGCTTCGCCGGTCGGAACCGCATGGAATCAAGTGTTGGACAGACCGGACAAGCTTCGCGAACGAGTTGCGGATCAATTTCTGCGATTTTGGGGCTATGCCAAACGCAAGGTCGCACGAGTCCAGGCGCCTGTGATCTCGCAACACGACCTAGAAGTAACGCGGCAAGCCGAAATGCGTTTGTACAACCGTCTGCAAGCGATTCTTCCGCAGCTTGCGCGTGCTACACCACATGAAATGGAGCGCATTCATCGTGCGCCCTATTTTCGCGGGCTTGCGCCATGGCCAAATACACTGCCTGATCCTCTCCCAAAGACCTTGACGATCGAAGGAAAGGATATTCTCATACGTCCACGACCTGTTCGTCTATCGCTTGTTTCGGCGGCGGTGCGCGAAGACACGTTTCGCATTCGAGTGGAGCATGACGACAAACGCGTATCGTACCAATCGATCATGGCGGTGGCGAGCCTGCCGGATCGACTGGAAACGATCGGTGATGAGTGGCTCTATCACCCTCTTGAAAAGCTCCACTTTCCCGTCGATGCTTGTGTGCATTTCGAGATCATCTCGCCCCAGCGCGCGCGTGAATTGGTCTATCGCCGTCGGAAAATTGTCGCGGCGCAAGGTGAGGAATATGCGCAAGCAGGGGACATCCCGTGGGACATTTACGACGGTCTCGAAGACGCGCAGGCCCTCGAAGCAAAACTCAAAGCGGGTATGGCGTTTGCGACGTTTCACGCGTTCTTTGCCGTAGGGGCGGACAGTGAGCTTGAGATGTTGCGGCGTGAGGAGTTGCTGAAAGAGCGTTTGCAAGGGGTCGTGCATCTTGTCCATCCGCCCGGTGATGCTCTGAAACTGTGGCAGGCGTTTTTCCCAGGCACGGTGGGCGGTGTCGACAAGGCTTGGGCGATTCCCGCGGATCCAAGCGTGCTCGCCGCATCCGGTGCGCTCGGAACAGCGACGGTCGGTGATCCATCTGGGATGTGGTTCGCGCGTATGGTCCATAGCGCACGTCCGGTATGGGTGGACTGGTTTCGTCCCATGCGCGAACTCAATCGGAGCGGTGCGGCCGCATTTGTCGGCACGCTTGGGAGCGGCAAGTCAGTCGGGATGAAGTACGCGGCAGACACCATGCTTCAGTGGGGCGCGATCGGCGCCA from Alicyclobacillus acidocaldarius subsp. acidocaldarius DSM 446 carries:
- a CDS encoding sigma factor-like helix-turn-helix DNA-binding protein; amino-acid sequence: MARSDLEDLIQEYELTLQRIKEAKRETQKRLQEHPELERDVWLYESMARSLDYTLCLMEGTTRVEHREVLVGDPAVLDRLAAKCVGGTQPGRWDRDDEGDAAEGAVEWWRQRLPVAWRSVLSLREAACLFAYERGMSYAGIAQALGVTRGSVQSYVRRAREKLERANAVQLGLFDDTPDLGA
- a CDS encoding ATP-binding protein, whose amino-acid sequence is MHTIYWHDNILFLDNGSAYGVYRLPALPYELQPEAVKRSIYRQFEVFFQTYRGQGQLLSVSVPISAEEVSLRMRSFGDHPHWRAHVDLVMQRLHGQTPFERLTVLILPLASPVGTAWNQVLDRPDKLRERVADQFLRFWGYAKRKVARVQAPVISQHDLEVTRQAEMRLYNRLQAILPQLARATPHEMERIHRAPYFRGLAPWPNTLPDPLPKTLTIEGKDILIRPRPVRLSLVSAAVREDTFRIRVEHDDKRVSYQSIMAVASLPDRLETIGDEWLYHPLEKLHFPVDACVHFEIISPQRARELVYRRRKIVAAQGEEYAQAGDIPWDIYDGLEDAQALEAKLKAGMAFATFHAFFAVGADSELEMLRREELLKERLQGVVHLVHPPGDALKLWQAFFPGTVGGVDKAWAIPADPSVLAASGALGTATVGDPSGMWFARMVHSARPVWVDWFRPMRELNRSGAAAFVGTLGSGKSVGMKYAADTMLQWGAIGAIVDPKQAEYGSLVQLWPQESVWWTFGAGSELQFSPFHLGRDARESQLIAEGFLSVLLNVTTRREDQRASLVIQRALNTLYEGEKWDMDHFLVCLEHEQRDTQRTEDERDLADLFLGLLEHYRMSELGRALYGKDGEDNVMDSRARLVVASIMGLDFPDPGSSPDAWRESQRFAVAILYLVTQIAFRRLVMAPQHVRKFFAVDEAWILRSIPEGRALLNRMLLLGRSMNLVLMLAVQNPDVLLPKQGAENDDMAASLGWTFVGRLTSRTQVEHAVRLLGLPLEEDEMLNRYVEVFQSFERGRGFLRDPLGRIGEIQIDVVDAGLLKAFSTTPE